The Micropterus dolomieu isolate WLL.071019.BEF.003 ecotype Adirondacks unplaced genomic scaffold, ASM2129224v1 contig_13725, whole genome shotgun sequence DNA segment TAAGTTCTGGgtacacagaaaaaaagggtATTGCATGTGTCTGAGTGGATATGAAGATCTACATGGAATCAGATGCTGTTTTAAATAGAAGGGacaattaaataaacacatttaaagataaTCTGAAGATTATAATCACTGCACAATCAAATAAAGTTTCCTGTGACTAAATGTACTGTTATTTGTGTCTCGCCTACAGGAAGCAATGCGCAGTCAGCTGGTGAGTTCTATCctcattctttctttcattctgttCATTGGATTTCTGTTTCCTTGagttaaaaacagactttaaacCCTCATCATTAATCCAGTCCAGGTCTGAAAAGCAGCTTTTAGTTGCACTTTTGAAGCTCCATTAGAGTCGAATACTGTCTCTCCACAGAAGTTGGTTAAATTGTGATGAAGTGTGGTTCAGAcgttcatgttcccctcaggatgagtCCTAGTAACTTTGAATTTTACATCAGCTCCTGCTGTGCTTCcagcagcatgctaacatgttaacaaGCTTCTTCTTATTTTAATCTATATTTAttgagcacttttcaaaatccaTGTCCAAATTAACTTTCACAagatcagaaaataaaacacacaggtCGTAAAAAAACATCAggtttaaatatgtttaaaaagatGTATAAGAAGTTATTTTGAGGaattaaaatgagaaaataattcaaatgcagtgtaaagaaaataaaaataaagtcatgTAAAATCAGTAAAAGGATagaagtatgttttaagaaggaaaTTATAAGAGTTCACTggctcagccgacctgatttcctcgggttgttccagagcctcgggcccctgactgcaaacactgggccccctttagttttcagtctcTTAAACCGACAACAGACCTCTACATTGTGGGAGCTAgtttaatgaagctaaaacaggagcgATGTGAACACATTTCTTGGTTCTGGCTCCggacagtctggagttgatcaatagatttttgggtcaAGCAGGTAAAACTGTTGCAGTAAtgcaggcgtgatgagatgacgGTGTGTAACATGGTgtcagtgtccttaaaagttaagaTAGATGTATTTTTATGACGATAAAAACACGATTGCACAACCAAATGCCAAGATTCTTTGAAACTGTGGCAGAATTTGCTTTTCCGTGTGCTCAATGACAGGGATCACTGTTTactctgagttcagctggaggattTCTCCAGATTCTCTGAATCTTTTGATGATATTATGGACTGTACATGATGAAATCCCTAAATTCCTTGCAATTGTACTTTGAGGaacattgttattgttgttaaatatattttctttgtagtgtattaaattgaatataggttgaaaaggatttgcaaatgaatgtattctggttttatttacattttacacagcgTCCCAACTTCATTGAAATTGGGGTtgtaaatgctaacgtcagtaCACCcacaataacaatgctaacatgatgatgtttagcacgttcaccatcttagtttagcttgttagcagtAAACATCATCGTACAGCTGAAGCTGGGGAATCGTTGTGTACCTGTACTGAATTAGACTTGCATCCTGAATTTAATCACCACATGGAATGTCTGCTTGCTTTATTGTCTGAACACAGATTATCACAGGACCCTGCCTTCCCGTTATCTCCCCCGTTATCCTCCTGCTACTTCCTGTTTACTAGAGACATGACCCCTCTatattggcgacctgtccagggtgtaccccgcctttcacccgatgtcagctgggattggctccagcctgtgcgcaggataagcggttgacagtgtgtgtgtatttggtcataaacaaaGTGTTGATGTCagaagttattacagttcatcctgtgGAGAACATGAAGGGCTGaaacacatttcatcacaatcTATCCGATAGTTGTTGATTCATCCAGACCAAAGAGctggacagacagactgacaggatCATCTTTAGAGCCGAGCTCATGCTGGATTAAACCACACAGATGATAGCACCCAGAGAGAAACAATACTGTGAACAAACTGGACCCAAAAACATGAATATACATGAATTCTGATTGTTTCCCTCCAGTTTGTGGCACTGCACCGCTCAACACCAGGATCGTAGGAGGGGCGGATGCTCCTGCAGGGTCGTGGCCCTGGCAGGTCAGTCTGCAGAGCAACGGAGGTCATTTCTGTGGAGGCTCCCTGATCAACAAACAGTGGGTCCTGACTGCTGCGCACTGTTTAAACAGGTGAGCTTCAATCCTGTCACATGACTTCACCTGTGCAAGCTTAGCAACAGAGAATGCAATGAGGGTGCCTCAGTAACCCACGTTAAAACCAcactgcatgtttttctttatgctGTTAGCAATAATCAGACACCATTAAAGTTGTAATAAATGCATGACATACGTACATACATGATGCATATTGCTCCACAAGAGAAATGACTTTTTGCAGCAAGTTTTGAGCATGAACTCCAAACCATAAGCataataaaagcacaaaaagacAAGTGAAGAAACTGGCACTGATGTTACTATACATACAGATTAAGACAAAAGGTTCAGATCCAGGCCAGTTCATTGGTCAAGGGAACTGACTGGAGAAATGAACCATGATTTATTTAATGTAGTTTATTCTAAAATTCATGCACAGTCAGCACCAGTATCCATcacatatttaaacatgttGTCTTTTCTGCTTCTCAGCACCTCACCCGGTCTCACTGTTAACCTTGGCCTTGACACCCTAGACTTTAATACAAACGGGATGTCCCGGACTGTGTCCCACGTCATCCAGCATCCCAACTATAAAAACACCACGAAGGATAACGACATAGCCTTGCTGCAGCTGTCCTCACCTGTTACCTTCACCGACTACATCAGACCCGTGTGTCTGGCGGTGGACGGCAGCGTCTTTAACGCCGGGACCACCTGCTGGGTCTCCGGATGGGGGAGAATCCAAACTAACGGTGACAATTTAAATTTATTCgacagtcattttaaaatgttttgttaatagTGAATGATCGTATGGATTAATTCagtttgtattgtgttttgCAAACACCACAATAACACTACACATTTAGACAAGATGacgtcataaaaaaaaaattttcattTTCGGTACTTTGTCACTATACTTCTGtgcttttactaaagtaaaatgttatatgcgggacttttacttcagtaacgGATCATGGCCGTCTGGAACATGATTGGCCCGCTGCCACAGAGACCCTGCTGTAGATCAGAGGCAGAAAATGGACAGATGGATGTTTTCTTACAGTTGATCATCTTTTGTGGCTCACCAAACATCATTTGTGAAAGATGAATGGGATTTTTACTGCAGGAACCAGGACTGCATGAAATGGAAACCACTGAGCCTGTCCTCTGATTTTGGGCTGCCTCAGGTCAAAGTCAAAAAGGCTGACCTTTACACTGTAATAAAGGTTTATAATAATTAAAGGAAAAGGCGGTCAATGTTTTGGAtttcttactgtcaacaaaacTCATGAAAAGACTCAAACCAGAAACATGTCAGTCCGTCTCTCAACActtgtctgacttcctgtctgtgctgGCAGCTCtgagcccattggttcctcctgAAGATGTAAATATAGTTTAGTGTGTTTCCCTAAGgacattattgttgttgttttttttttcttttctgtaatttcctaaaacagctgctctcGATAGTTTCTACCAAACAATCAGGAATAAATGGTGCATTTGTTGAACAATATTCCGAggtggatgaatccacatgtggacCTCTAGAGAGTATTTAGGGCAGCAGGACGGTTTATGTGGGACTTGTCTTCTGTCTTAGTTTGACAAACCTCAACACAGCACTGCTGGAGACACACATTGTTGacacaaagaaaaatgacatttattcatttagctgacgcttttatccaaagtgattttgtcagaggtcgcacgtctctggagcaattaggggttaagtgtcttgcgcaggaacacaatggtggatggaccacagtgggggattgaacccgggtctctcacaccaaaggcatgtgtcttatccattacgccatcaccaccccaagaCCCAACAccaatgtttcttttctttttcagtttcactTCCTTTCCCAAAGAACCTGCAGGAGTTGAGCGTTCCCATTGTGTCCAACAGTGATTGTAACGTTACCTACGGTGGTAAAATCACAAACAACATGATCTGTGCTGGTGTGACTCAGGGAGGAAAGGGCATCTGTGACGTGAGTCTGTCTGCAAAACACTCCTCCGTCAACTAATAACACACATGTTTAAATCTGCACTAATAAATAGATCTGACTCTGGTGAATAAAAAggacagtatttccctctgagagcAGAAGTATGAAGTATAACCGACCTGTCTGACGTCTGCAGGGGGATTCAGGCGGCCCGTTGGTGACTAAAAACGGCTCTGTCTGGGTCCAGGCTGGAGTGGTGAGTTTTGGAAGAGGCTGTGCCCTGCCTAATGTCCCAGGAGTCTACACCCGAGTGTCCCAGTATCAGTCCTGGATCGACAGGCAGATCAGCATCTCTGGAGCCGCTCACCTGGTTCCCCTCTCGgttcctctgctgctgtccaTCTTACCTGTTCTCGTCTCCTTCTCTGTCCTTTCATAGAAAGTTTAATGATGATTTAATTCACCAGGACAGAGTCAAAATATCtgtctggtttttatttttttttattttttttttacttaagatTCATTTACTTTAAAACAAGCAACAAAATATTTCCACATGTTTCCAGTTCTGCTTCTTGTGTTGAAGGAGTTCTACAGAAAAGACTCgatagaagagaagagagagaaactgtaactgctgattgttttctccATTAAAGGTCTGGTGTGTAACATTTCtgaggctctattgacagaaatgcagtataatatccataactatgttttcagtggtgtaaagaccttacataatgaccTTACATATGTTTtaattaccttagaatgagacatttatatctacataaccgcgggcagagccctttaaagagagTCACGTCATCTCCGTTCACTCCAGTGGACCAGTTTTTCACAGCAATGGCAGATCATGGATCGTCGGAATAGTTCCCGGAAGTCAGCAGCAAATGCTAGCAGCGCAGCGGAGCTGCAAAATAGAAAATGCTATTTGGGACGCACGTTTATAAGGTAAGACGTGTAAAGAATGAGATTCTATATTATTAGCACAACTGAATCACATCAACATGTGCATTAAGGCATGTTAATAGATGTCCCCCACTAAATTAGAAGATTTCAGGACCTTAATGATTAACAAATTAATCAAACAAATCATGATACTGGCAATGGATAAGGTTAGCAAAAAAAGCctattaatgtattttaaaatatgttccCTAATTCCATTTCATCCAAACTTGTGGAATTTGAATAACATATTTCAAAACGTGctgtttgaccaacaatagtgtgTTGATCAATTACAAATActgacatttacctctcctccactctgtagggcgagagcctgcaggacttatAAATCAGGCAAAAGCatgaaattaaaagtgtgcagtGTGTTTCAGCGTCTTCAAggtgataaagtggcaaagtgctgtcctGTTCctatttacagcattttgagcacTTGCAGCCTCTTAAACTCAATCATTTTCCAAGTtacgtcagtaaagtctgtgagggatCAGGGAtcaggggggacattgggactGGACCATGCAGACTTACGGACAGGGTctaaagggctcaaaatgtccgtGATAAagccctcgcgcacttgacgATCTGACAGTGGGGCAGCCCTAAAGCCCACATTGGGATTAGGcctgtgtctctctgttgcAGGTGTGTAGGCCTGCCTGTATGATGCAGTCTAAACGGCgtgaaataacaataacaaatgcaaaaaatgcGTTGGAATAGCTCGCCAAATGACTTTAGAAATCGGTGCGTTATTCATAGGCCTTTAGATGATACCAGGTTGTTCGCGTCAGCCCTTGTGTTCTGTGTGGCGTGAAATGCTGGGTGGCACTCCACAACTTCTCGGGTTAGTCCCTCACATGACATGAGTGTATGAATAAAAACGTAGCCGGGACGATTGTAAcgcgggacgaatgaaacacagCGATTTTCTTTGAGCCCTtacaagtctgatatgccaaactacctcagcacatacagAACACAGAACCGGGAAAAATCAGGGGGATACGTTGCACTTTCACGGAGTTAcagaaagaagctgttttcaatcattaaagtaaattcactcaagcgatcattttttttgaatgacgagttgtgtttattgttctgTACTGTAGGCAACTCATTCATTAAAACAGACTTTTTCAGATAATGATTGTGATTTTTCCATACAAAATCATAAAGGACTTTATGGTTTTACACAtttgttgataaagatagagcAGCGTATTTATACTCTTGATATTCCTTCGGCCTTTGGGAGTAAAATCCTGCCTTTCAAAGATAAATCAGGTAAAAGCCACAGGTTGAATTTCTTCACTTTTTCAACAATGGGAGTGAGGTTATTCTTGCATCTTTGGAGTTTGTTTTTATCAATTACGATAAAAAAGTAAGTAATCGAGCTTTTCACAGGAATATTAGCAACTAACTCAACATCACAATCTTTAAGAGCCAGTTATTCACAGTAATGCAGAGCTATTAAATGTTTAGACAAaaaacctaaaaggcaacacctgggcaacaaacatctgtcagtcacatgttccaatagttttgctcacttgaaaaatgtcCTGAGTCATACCCATGGAAAGGTTTTGGCTATTAAACTTCATGAAATACCTGCAGTAAGAAGGGCGCCATCTGCTGGGGAAACAATTTATAAAATTCAGACGATAGAacattgcagaaaaatgttttctcacacactgcTCTCAACATTTCAGGCCCGCCGTCAGGGGGGGGTCAAAGGGTACAGATGACCCCGCCCCAAGGCCGAGGGGGGGGGGGCCAAGCAAAGGTCTATGGTCAAACCTTAAATGGGATCAAGTTAGACAACTTAACTTACTGTCTTTTATAAATAACAGAAGTGTTTAGATGtatttacatgataaataaatgtatcattaaaacatatttcaaactTCATCTGATAACCCGGTCCCCGctgttattgtgaaaatggTACGGTCAAAACATTTGACACGTTGTGACGCCACACATCGATTTTCtcatgcagtgaaaaacaaatgtataactgataataaCGAGAAGGCGAGtgaactccacccagctgatgcaatGCGATCTGTTCTCGCACTGTGAGTCACGGTCTAAAATCTGAGGCGCAGacctgctctgtttgggactgtgagctgcactttatctgaggtgctgaagtgaacatttgtgtggatttgtggtgagatttctgtctgatcaaaAGTGTAGTTTAGTAAGTTTAATTtatccacctcttcctctcatCCAGTGGTTCAGTCCCAAactgttgtgtgtctgcagacggGCCATTTTGTACCTTTGAGTGGCAAAAAAGAGCCACCACTCCttaagtgaaagaaaaacaagacaactTCAAACTGaattttagatatttattttagtctttcttcATAAGTGTACtcgctttttgtttgttaaataaatcaccTTTTTGAACCGtacctcctctgccttgcgtcctgtgtttgggtcctccaacctgcctcaccacacCACTTATCGTGACAGGAGGAAGAGATGTTGTGACGTCAAAGTAATCTAACTGGTTAAATACACATGAACGCCATACATTCCTTTGTTTTCTGGATTTTGTTTTATACATAGTGGTATCTGTGTACatcaatatttctttaaacaaaagTTCTTTTTCATCTCAGAGTGAGTAGCCATGCAGTATCTGCAGATTCGACCAGCACTAAAGCACATGTTAAATCCACCTATCATGTGAGATGACAGATTGTCTCCCAATATTGCAGCTACAGCTCCATAAACACGTTTCTCAGTGCCATTAACAAAGACGGTCAGTCCCTCTGATGCCAATTTCTCAAGGTCATCCAGTAACGGTTTCAAAAATTCGTCTAAACTAAACTGTTTGACGTGACTGTAACGGACAAGTAAAGCTAGATGAATATGTTTTAGCTGTGAACAGTACTTTGAACCTACATTTCCAACAGTATAGTAAAACGCATAAGTTTGTGCTTGTTGCGTTCAGAACCCAGCGGATTACACacctcaaattcatcctcatgGGTGTAATCTTAATGCATTTGGATTTTCTGCAAAATCCATCTCTACAATGAGTTAAAACATGTACATCTCTTTCGCTATTTCGCTCTGTCTGCGTATAATCCCAAACATCTTCACGAGAGCAGTATTTCTGAAGTACATCACAAATGGGTACATATGAGTAGCTTCTAATCTTACGTCCTCCTGAATCTCTCAGTGCATAGTCTACAGGTTCAGTCATTTCGAGGTTTGATTTACAATAGTTTTTCAGCATATATGGAGACCTAACAAGTTTTGATGCCTCTGAAAAAAAAGTCAGAGGAGTGCAGAAGTTCAGGACGAGAAGTTCAAGTTTCAACATTGAAGCCATTTTTCTCAAGATGATATTTAAGAAATGCATCATAGTTTTCTTTAAAGAAGTCAAACAAATCATCCAGTATTTCTTGTTGAACCGTCTGAGGAAGGTGGTTTTTCCCCCTGGATTTCAGAATGAAGTCCAAAAGATTTTCTCTAAACTGCGACAACAGTACGTTCATATTAGGAAGTGCAGGAGGATTACAGCATCACTGgcccctgctcctcctccccaaCTACTGTTTATGGATATCATGAGCACTGGCATGTCTGCCTATAGGAAATATAATGTCTTTATGCTTCCGGTAAATATGCCGACGGAAGGACTCGTATTTGGAAAAGGTAGATTGACAGTCATTAAGGCCGCAAGTTATGATAAAATGTGGCTCGTGTGCTTGGAAAAGTCCGATGTGCTGGATTAACTTTAATAACATGAAGGCTCTCTGAGAGCATTTAGGACAGCTGAATGGACTAGGCATTGCTGGCAGGCTAACCTAAAAGGTTGATTACCCTGGTCACAGTCACAGGTAGAGGCTTGTCACCATCTTCAGACATTTTCAGAACATACCGCTGAATGAAAAGCAGGGTGTTCTTCAGACGAGATGGATACACTACGTTGTAGACGAGGTAGGCACAAAATGCACCGATAACACCTTCATCCACAGCAACAGCCCTGCAGACTGGCTGCCCATCCAGTTTGACCACTGCAGGGACCTTTCGAGTGAGCACAGACCTCCAGTCAGTGACATTGTGCAATTGGACAGTCGGATATGGCGACGGCGGCTAATCCTACACACAGGGCCAGGTAGTATTACCCCCTGTGCCTGCTCCCCTGCCgtctgatgtttttatttgttt contains these protein-coding regions:
- the LOC123966570 gene encoding serine protease 27-like, whose translation is MNSDCFPPVCGTAPLNTRIVGGADAPAGSWPWQVSLQSNGGHFCGGSLINKQWVLTAAHCLNSTSPGLTVNLGLDTLDFNTNGMSRTVSHVIQHPNYKNTTKDNDIALLQLSSPVTFTDYIRPVCLAVDGSVFNAGTTCWVSGWGRIQTNVSLPFPKNLQELSVPIVSNSDCNVTYGGKITNNMICAGVTQGGKGICDGDSGGPLVTKNGSVWVQAGVVSFGRGCALPNVPGVYTRVSQYQSWIDRQISISGAAHLVPLSVPLLLSILPVLVSFSVLS